DNA from Polaribacter sp. NJDZ03:
CAAATACTAATCCATAATGCGGTTACTAAAGGGATTCGGTCATTGAGCGAAGTCGAAATGAAAGACTCTGGTGTAGAATGGATTGGAGAGATTCCTGTGGGTTGGGAGGTGAAGAAATTGAAATATCTTTTAAATGAAAAATTAAAATACGGAGCAAATGAAAGTGGAATTGATTACGATATTGATTTACCACGTTATGTAAGAATAACTGATTTTGGGAATGATGGTAAATTAAGTGAGAAGAACAAACTTTCACTTTCTTGGAAAAATGGAGGAGATTATTTACTTAAAGATGGAGATATTTTATTTGCAAGAAGTGGAGCTACTGTAGGAAAAACGTATCAGTTTAAAAAATCTATGTCCGTTGAGGATAATTATTGTTTTGAAGCGTCCTGAAATAGGTTGACTAAAAATTAAACATTTAATTATAGTCACTTATGAAAACACAAAAAGAACACTGGCGAAAAAAAAGCTACGAAAAAGTAACTTTAGAACTCAAATTATTCGTCGTTGACCAAATTCAAAATGGTCAGATTTCTACTAACTTTGCTTCCAAAAAATATGCCGTTCCAAGAACAACAATTGGCTATTGGATCAAAAAATATAGTACTTTAGTCCAACAAAACACAGGTATGAGTAAATTAGATGAAATTAAAAAACTAAAGGAACGTATTGAAGAACTGGAGTTTGTAAAAGACTTTCAGCAAGATATTATTGCAGATATGGAAATCATTACTGGCATCGATTTGTCAAAAAAGTCGCTACCCAAAACATTAGCAAAAGAGATAGAACTAAAGAAGAAAAACATTTTAAAAGAAAATGGTTCTATCAATGTTTTGGGATTAGTAAACAAGCCTTCTACAAAAGAGAAAAAGTAAAACAATGCAAAGCGATAAACGACACTAAAATAATTTCGATGGTCAAAGAATATCGTAAAAAAGTAAGCTCAAGGACTGGGGGTAAAAAACTCTATAAAGAACTTAAAAATCAGTTGATAGAACACAAAATTAAAATCGGTAGAGATAAGTTTTTTGATGTATTAAGACTGCATAATTTACTCGTACCTAAACTCAAAAACTACATAACTACCACAAACTCTAATCATCTATTTAAAAAATATAAAAACCTCATTCAAAGCAAAATACCTACTAGACCCGAACAACTTTGGGTAAGTGATATTACATACATTAAAACAGAAAAAGGACACAACTATTTAGCAATTGTAACCGACGCGTACTCTAAGAAAATTATGGGATATAAATTAGATGACCATATGAGGGTATCACTCTGTAAAGATGCTTTAAAAATGGCTATTAAAAACAGAAAATACCCTGACAAAAAATTAATTCATCATTCTGACAGAGGTATGCAATACTGTTGCCCAGAATATACCCAGTTTGCTGAAAATAATGGAATAACAATGAGCATGACAGAGCAATATGACCCATATGAAAACGCTATTGCAGAGAGAATCAATAGAACTTTGAAATATGAATATGGCCTTAGAAACTGCCTTAAAAACACTCTTATTGCTCAAAAATCAGCTAAACAAGCTGTATATATTTACAACAATTTAAGAACACATTTTAGCCTAGAATTAAGAAAACCAGCTGAAGTACATTTAAATCCAAACATCAAATACAAATCCTATCGAAAAAATAATGTAAATTTGACTGAACTAACAATTTAAGAACAAACCTAGTTTAAATTATTTTTAGCCTTCTAAACGGCTAAAAAAATAGTTTGAACGGTATAAATTAACCTAAAAAAGGTCAACCTATATCAGGACAATACATTTTGCAGGGTATTTGATTAAAGCAGAAGCGAATGAAGAAATTATTTTAAGTGACTTTCTTTATTTGTTTACTAATTCAGAGTTATTCAATAAATGGAAGGATAGTATTTTTATTAAGGCAACTATTGAAAATATTGGAGCAGATAAATATTCACAATTAAATGTAATTGTACCACCTGTTAATGAACAAAAAGAAATTCTTGCAAAATATAGTGATGATAATAAAAAAACAGAAACTGCTATTAGCTTAAAACAGCAAGAAATAGATAAGTTAAAGGAGTATAAGAGTAGTTTAATAAATGGGGTTGTAACTGGTAAGGTTAGGGTTTGTTAGAAAAAGAATAAAAAAAGCTATGAAAGACTTTATTTTAAATCTTATTAAGAAAAAGAAAAAACGTTATATAGATGATTATGGCGAAATGCTTGGAGACTACCAACGCGAGCTAGAAACCATTAAAGGTTACAATGGAAGACAACTACTTGAGTTACTTCAAAATTGTGATGATGAAGGTGCAACAAAAGTTACCATAGCATTAAATAAAGACGCTAAGACTATAAGTATTAGTAACAATGGGAATACTTCGTTTTCAGAAAAAGGATATCGTTCATTATTTATAGCCAATTTATCTTCTAAAACTTCTCGTAAATATATTGGGAATAAAGGCCTAGGTTTTCGTTCTATTATTAATTGGAGTAAATCTATAGAAATACAAAGTAATAATCTATCTCTTTTCTATTCAGAAAAAAACACAAAAGAGAATTATGAAAAGTTGTTTTTAGAAGAAGAAAGACAACACATCGTTAAAGAGGAAAATCTTTCTGAAAGTACAATACCAATGCCTTTTTTAAGCATGCCAATACTTAAAAACATTAATCAAGGTAACTTTAAAACAGCTATAATTATTCAGTTTAAGAAAAAGGCATTTAAAGATATTTTTAAACAAGTCAAAAACATTACCCCAGAGACCTTATTATTTTTAAAACACATAGAAGAAGTTCATTTTATTGGCTTTGAAGACGTTGATAATATAAAATGTAATAGAGAAACTCATTTACAAAAAACAACTAATTTTTCACCTAAAGAACATATTCAATTTACAGATAATTCTTGGTCTATTTTTGAAGTAGAAAAAAAATTACCTTCTAAATTTCAGGATTCTAATAAAAAAGAAATAGAATATTATCAAATTAAAATTGCTGTAGAAGATAATTTTGAAAAATCTTCACCAAATTTATATTCATTTTTCCCAACCAATATTAAGCTAAATCAGCCATATGTTTTACATGCAACTTTTGATTTAGATGCAACAAGAAATCAATTAAACGATTCAGATAAAAATAGATTTATTTTAGAAGAAGTAGTTGCTTTTACTATTGATGTTGCTAAATATTATTCGCAAGCTAAAGTATCTTATCAACCTTTATCAATTTTAAATCATAAACACAAAGCCGATACTCTAGATAATTTAGGGTATTACGATTTAATTGAAGAAGCCATTAATAATGAACCTATATTTCCTTGTATAGATAATGAATATAGAAGTTTAGAAGAAGTATTATATATTAATGAAGAATTTGCAGAAATTTTACAAGATGTAAATGTTCAAGATATATTTCCTATTCATCTATTGCCTTTAAAAAAACTTTCTCTTAAACAATTTAATTTAGAGGATAAAATAAAAAGTAAACTTGTCAGAGTAGAAAATTATTTAGATTTAATAAATGAGGTTTCAGAAAAAAAAATGTCAAACGAGCATCGAGCAATTTGGATACGCTTAATAACTAAAAACCTTTATTTTAATAAAAAAGAACAGACAAAAGGGCTTAATTTCTTAATTAATAAGGAAGGTAAACCAATAGATGGCAATGAATACATTTACACACCTGTTTCCACAACCAAATCTACCTCAGAAGAAAAAGAATTAAAAAGACCAAGCTTTACTAAAATTCAATTTATAAATGATGATTTATTTAATTACTTATTAAATGAATTTAAATTTGAAACAAATGAAAACTCAAATAAAGGTCGTTTTATATATGATGAATTAAAAACATTCTGTAATATTCATAGTTATGAGCCAGCAACATTATCTCAAAAAATTATTAGTGAAACTAATAATCAAATAAAAAAGGATCAAACTAAAGCTAACATCTATATTCAGGAAATGAATAATTGTCTGTATCACAATTTCAAATTAATGAAAGAAGGTACAAAGATTCCTGATGATACAATAAAAATTCCGTGTATTACCAAAAGTGGTAAAATAGCATTCACAGAAGATATGGTGCTTTCAGAATTTTATCCAACAGGAGAAAAAACATTTTTAATCTTTAAGGATGTTTATCCTGATGAAAAATTTATAGCTAAACCGAGTGATTCAGGTTTAGATGAAAATGAAAATATTCAAGAATTAGAAAGGTATTTAAAATGGATAAAAGTAAATAATTATGCAAGTTACAGTAATAATTTTTCTATAAATTCCGAAATTGATAGTTATGTCAACTTCATACAAAGTTATAATGGATTTGAAAAACAAACCGGGTATAGGATTAATTATAAAACAATTAACAACTTTAAATCTACCTTAGATAAGATAACTATAGAAAAGTTAATTCTTTGGATTTATTATGATGATGTTTTAAAACAACAATTATATGATAATAATAATGATGATAAGTTTCAGTACTTTTATCGCACTTACCACACAGTCCAAACAAAACCTTCTTATTTAAAGTATTTAATTATTAAAAATTACAAGTATAATTTTTCAGAATTACTTATAGACGAAAAGTATTCTTGGGTTAATAACTATAAAATAAACTATAAGAAGATTATGGATTTTGATAGTAATATCAATAAAACCATAATTAATGAAATATTAGTAAGTCTAGGAGCAAATGATGATTTTAACCAATTACCAATTGAAAAAGTTGCAGAAATTATAAATAAGTTACCTGATAATTACCCGACAGGAGCTAAGTCACAAACTTTTTATAAAAAAGCACTAAGCCATTATAATGATAATGAAGTTGAAATTGAAGAACCACTAAAGCTTTTTGCTCATAATGGAAGTGAACTTCAACTTTATAATCAAGACGAAGTATATTTTAGTGAGAAGATTAAATTGCCTAATAAACTTAAAAAAGATTTTCCAATATTTAATTATCCATCAAGAGCAGGTGGTGCAGAAGCTATAAAATTTTTCGGTATTAATGATTTAAAAGAGATTAAAATTGAAATTAAGGATAAGGTAATGTTAACATCCTTAACGGAAACATTTGCTACAATTTTAACAGGTTTAAAGCCTTTTATGCTAAGTCATCGATTAAATGTAATTGAAGACGTTGAAGTAAGAAAAACACAGGCATCAATTTGTAATAAAATAGAAATTTTGCTGTGTACTTCTATCGATTATAGTGTTAAAGAGTACAATTACGAAGTAGCAGATTATGAATTTTTACATTTAGAAGAACAAACGTATTTAATAAAAGTAAATGATTTTGATTCTATAGATTCTTTAAAGAAAAATGCGGAATTCATAAACAGTTTTGCAGATATTATATCTCTTGCTTTTGATGTTAATAGTGATAAAAATGAGTATAAATATATTTTAAGAAGTGATTATGAAGATGTTCAGAATAGTATAAAAAATGATTTAGGAATAGATACATTGAATGATGCTAGGGAGTTTTTAGGTCTTGCTGATTATAAACAAGCCTTTTGGCAAGCGATATTTCAAACAAAGAACCATACATATAATGATTTTCTTGACGATTTTGCTTTAGAGAAAAAGATAATAGAGAATTTTGGTCTTGAGTTTGACACCAATTCTCTAGATTATGAAAAAATCAACTTAGAAAATGAATTAGCTAAAATTGAACAGTTGTTTAGTGAATTAGATATCACTCTTGAGAATTTCGCTAAACATTATAGTTATAAAATTAGTCTTTCTAAATATCATCTTTCAAAAATAAAAGATTCTATTCTTTCCAAAAAAAACTCAATAAAATCTTCTGTTTGGAAAAGTTTTGAAACTAAAACGATTGATGAGAAAGCTAAGTTTTTAGTTGAA
Protein-coding regions in this window:
- a CDS encoding sacsin N-terminal ATP-binding-like domain-containing protein; protein product: MKDFILNLIKKKKKRYIDDYGEMLGDYQRELETIKGYNGRQLLELLQNCDDEGATKVTIALNKDAKTISISNNGNTSFSEKGYRSLFIANLSSKTSRKYIGNKGLGFRSIINWSKSIEIQSNNLSLFYSEKNTKENYEKLFLEEERQHIVKEENLSESTIPMPFLSMPILKNINQGNFKTAIIIQFKKKAFKDIFKQVKNITPETLLFLKHIEEVHFIGFEDVDNIKCNRETHLQKTTNFSPKEHIQFTDNSWSIFEVEKKLPSKFQDSNKKEIEYYQIKIAVEDNFEKSSPNLYSFFPTNIKLNQPYVLHATFDLDATRNQLNDSDKNRFILEEVVAFTIDVAKYYSQAKVSYQPLSILNHKHKADTLDNLGYYDLIEEAINNEPIFPCIDNEYRSLEEVLYINEEFAEILQDVNVQDIFPIHLLPLKKLSLKQFNLEDKIKSKLVRVENYLDLINEVSEKKMSNEHRAIWIRLITKNLYFNKKEQTKGLNFLINKEGKPIDGNEYIYTPVSTTKSTSEEKELKRPSFTKIQFINDDLFNYLLNEFKFETNENSNKGRFIYDELKTFCNIHSYEPATLSQKIISETNNQIKKDQTKANIYIQEMNNCLYHNFKLMKEGTKIPDDTIKIPCITKSGKIAFTEDMVLSEFYPTGEKTFLIFKDVYPDEKFIAKPSDSGLDENENIQELERYLKWIKVNNYASYSNNFSINSEIDSYVNFIQSYNGFEKQTGYRINYKTINNFKSTLDKITIEKLILWIYYDDVLKQQLYDNNNDDKFQYFYRTYHTVQTKPSYLKYLIIKNYKYNFSELLIDEKYSWVNNYKINYKKIMDFDSNINKTIINEILVSLGANDDFNQLPIEKVAEIINKLPDNYPTGAKSQTFYKKALSHYNDNEVEIEEPLKLFAHNGSELQLYNQDEVYFSEKIKLPNKLKKDFPIFNYPSRAGGAEAIKFFGINDLKEIKIEIKDKVMLTSLTETFATILTGLKPFMLSHRLNVIEDVEVRKTQASICNKIEILLCTSIDYSVKEYNYEVADYEFLHLEEQTYLIKVNDFDSIDSLKKNAEFINSFADIISLAFDVNSDKNEYKYILRSDYEDVQNSIKNDLGIDTLNDAREFLGLADYKQAFWQAIFQTKNHTYNDFLDDFALEKKIIENFGLEFDTNSLDYEKINLENELAKIEQLFSELDITLENFAKHYSYKISLSKYHLSKIKDSILSKKNSIKSSVWKSFETKTIDEKAKFLVEINKYEDYREYARQKTEEFRHHFNINKVLVFEDYKNTIYPNLSLNSNFNLEEIKRKHKENFTEDELYEISQSERLKSLLYFEDTLEVIKDELKEAVENESENFSSNGIPKNGDGVIVETRLLDSDVLKTKIPPKGVKRNRVFTPKEKNSKGLKLKGNNSEQVVYDFLIENGYKNVDLVSEDNEGLQCDIRYTNEKDEVKYVEVKTFDNGNFFLSKSEFEFGKNNEKDYEVWLVKNKLDIIPIYDFFSNPKYITSINEYLVHLEIV
- a CDS encoding helix-turn-helix domain-containing protein, with the translated sequence MKTQKEHWRKKSYEKVTLELKLFVVDQIQNGQISTNFASKKYAVPRTTIGYWIKKYSTLVQQNTGMSKLDEIKKLKERIEELEFVKDFQQDIIADMEIITGIDLSKKSLPKTLAKEIELKKKNILKENGSINVLGLVNKPSTKEKK
- a CDS encoding IS3 family transposase, translating into MSKQAFYKREKVKQCKAINDTKIISMVKEYRKKVSSRTGGKKLYKELKNQLIEHKIKIGRDKFFDVLRLHNLLVPKLKNYITTTNSNHLFKKYKNLIQSKIPTRPEQLWVSDITYIKTEKGHNYLAIVTDAYSKKIMGYKLDDHMRVSLCKDALKMAIKNRKYPDKKLIHHSDRGMQYCCPEYTQFAENNGITMSMTEQYDPYENAIAERINRTLKYEYGLRNCLKNTLIAQKSAKQAVYIYNNLRTHFSLELRKPAEVHLNPNIKYKSYRKNNVNLTELTI